A stretch of Pseudomonas sp. CCC3.1 DNA encodes these proteins:
- the mapR gene encoding GntR family transcriptional regulator MpaR (MapR regulates genes involved in Pseudomonas quinolone signal (PQS) production and anthranilate metabolism): MKRYEKFADDIAELIRSGVLGPGQRVPSVRYASQTYGVSPSTVFQAYYLLERRGLIRAKPRSGYFVNTHAPSPFSEPVVSSHATESTQVDVSDLVFSVLDSIKDPHTVPFGSAFPSPMLFPLQRLARSMASASREMDPRMVVTDMSPGNPQLRRQIALRYMVGGLMLPMEELLITNGALEALNLCLQAVTEPGDLVAIEAPAFYACLQVLERLKLKAIEIPVHPRDGIDLDALAQTLDRHPIKAVWCMTSFQNPIGATMPEAKKQALVELLREHQVPLIEDDVYAELYFGQHAPKPAKAFDTEGLVMHCGSFAKSLAPGYRIGWVAAGRFAQKIERLKLMTSLCASMPAQAAIADYLQHGGYDRHLRRLRDALEDQQSAMLAAIARYFPAQTRVSKPAGGYFLWLELPEQMDSLKLFQMALAQGISIAPGPIFSATQRFRNCIRLNYGSPWDETCEKAMETLGKIVRSF; the protein is encoded by the coding sequence ATGAAACGCTACGAAAAATTCGCTGACGATATTGCTGAACTGATCCGATCCGGGGTGCTCGGCCCCGGTCAGCGCGTGCCGTCGGTGCGCTATGCCAGCCAGACTTATGGGGTCAGCCCATCCACGGTGTTTCAGGCCTATTACCTGCTCGAACGCCGCGGCCTGATTCGCGCCAAGCCGCGCTCGGGGTATTTCGTCAACACGCACGCGCCCAGCCCGTTTTCCGAACCGGTGGTCAGCAGCCACGCCACCGAGTCCACTCAGGTCGATGTCAGCGACCTGGTGTTCTCAGTGCTGGACTCGATCAAAGACCCGCATACCGTGCCGTTCGGCTCGGCCTTCCCCAGCCCCATGCTGTTCCCGCTGCAACGTCTGGCTCGCTCGATGGCCAGCGCCAGCCGCGAAATGGACCCGCGCATGGTGGTCACCGACATGTCGCCGGGCAACCCGCAACTGCGTCGCCAGATTGCCCTGCGGTATATGGTCGGCGGGCTGATGCTGCCGATGGAGGAGTTGCTGATCACCAATGGCGCGCTGGAAGCCTTGAACCTGTGCCTGCAAGCCGTCACTGAACCCGGTGATCTGGTCGCGATTGAAGCCCCGGCTTTTTACGCCTGCCTGCAAGTGCTGGAGCGACTCAAGCTCAAGGCCATCGAAATCCCGGTCCACCCGCGCGACGGCATCGACCTCGATGCGTTGGCGCAGACCCTCGATCGGCATCCGATCAAGGCCGTGTGGTGCATGACCAGTTTTCAAAACCCGATTGGCGCCACCATGCCCGAAGCCAAGAAACAGGCGCTGGTCGAACTGCTGCGCGAGCATCAGGTGCCGTTGATTGAAGACGATGTGTACGCCGAGTTGTACTTCGGTCAACACGCGCCCAAACCCGCCAAGGCCTTCGACACCGAAGGGCTGGTGATGCATTGCGGCTCATTTGCCAAAAGCCTGGCACCGGGTTATCGGATCGGTTGGGTCGCGGCCGGGCGCTTTGCGCAAAAGATAGAGCGCCTGAAACTCATGACTTCGCTGTGCGCATCAATGCCGGCACAAGCGGCGATTGCCGACTATTTGCAGCACGGCGGTTACGACCGTCACTTGCGGCGCCTGCGCGATGCGCTGGAGGACCAGCAAAGCGCGATGCTGGCAGCGATTGCGCGGTACTTCCCGGCGCAAACCCGAGTCAGTAAACCTGCAGGGGGGTATTTTTTGTGGCTGGAACTGCCTGAACAGATGGACTCGCTCAAACTGTTTCAGATGGCCCTGGCCCAAGGCATCAGCATCGCGCCGGGGCCGATTTTCTCGGCGACCCAGCGCTTTAGAAACTGCATCCGCCTGAACTACGGCAGCCCCTGGGATGAGACCTGTGAAAAGGCCATGGAAACCCTGGGCAAGATTGTTCGCTCGTTTTAA